Proteins found in one Fusarium oxysporum Fo47 chromosome V, complete sequence genomic segment:
- a CDS encoding transmembrane protein 6/97 has protein sequence MSPHKPFLDYLYLFIVVLHLTAMLGVDFVPFYPQSLCQPRGSPFHFLVAYRQWYITTMSDPYYNLDIPGHFFEFLVYVELVVQFPLALYLTHALLTKQRISGSGELAAVVYGAVTGLCTAIVCNDMWHLGPEVITHEAKQTLLFGAYLPYAVIPSDLDVIGNAKAAASPAS, from the exons atgTCGCCGCACAAGCCGTTTCTCGATTACCTATATCTATTTATAGTAGTTCTCCATTTGACTGCTATGCTAG GCGTCGATTTTGTTCCATTCTATCCGCAGTCTCTATGTCAACCTCGTGGCTCGCCATTCCACTTTCTTGTCGCCTATCGTCAGTGGTACATCACAACAATGTCTGATCCTTATTATAACCTTGACATTCCTGGGCACTTCTTCGAATTCCTAGTCtatgttgagcttgttgtgCAGTTCCCTCTAGCACTGTATCTCACCCACGCACTGTTAACCAAACAGCGGATCTCTGGTTCTGGGGAGCTTGCAGCCGTCGTCTACGGTGCAGTGACGGGCCTTTGCACGGCTATAGTTTGCAACGATATGTGGCATCTGGGCCCAGAGGTTATCACTCATGAGGCCAAGCAAACTCTGCTGTTTGGGGCATATCTGCCATATGCCGTGATTC CCAGCGACCTTGATGTCATTGGAAATGCAAAAGCGGCTGCTAGCCCGGCTTCATAG
- a CDS encoding xylose isomerase-like protein has translation MVIQYQGAQIPISFASCSIPMKIKASLPDKLGAIRKAGFDGIELSMPDILDYGKLLSGSQPKEDDYDTLANVAKQIKSLTDELGLKIMMLQPFANFEGWKKGEHDEKRKQAFDKAKGWVKVMEAAGITLLQVGSSDSEGISSSFDDLASDLAELADLLAEKGFSIAYENWCWATHAPTWKTVWQIIQKANRPNIGLCLDTFQTAGLEWGDPTTKDGLIEASSDEERKTRWHKSLEELASTVPADKIYLLQISDAYKMDPPIEDKKDEEGSRPRARWSHDYRPLPCDGGYLPVHDMLHAVLKTGFNGWLSVEVFDGLEGENTDMNEYTVAAVESLKKLIQVSE, from the exons ATGGTGATCCAATATCAAGGGGCTCAGATCCCCATCTCGTTCGCATCATGCAGCATCCCCatgaagatcaaggccaGCCTTCCCGATAAGCTTGGCGCCATTCGAAAAGCCGGCTTCGACGGAATTGAGCTTTCTATGCCTGATATCCTTGACTATGGAAAACTTCTCAGTGGATCTCAACCAAAAGAGGACGACTATGACACGCTTGCGAATGTCGCGAAGCAGATCAAGTCGTTGACGGATGAACTAGGCCTCAAGATTATGATGCTTCAGCCTTTTGCGAATTTTGAGGGATGGAAGAAAGGTGaacatgatgagaagagaaaaCAGGCTTTTGATAAGGCGAAGGGCTGGGTCAAGGTTATGGAGGCTGCCGGCATCACATTGCTTCAG GTTGGCTCATCTGACTCTGAAGGCATCTCGTCCTCATTCGACGACTTAGCCTCCGATCTCGCAGAACTAGCAGACCTTCTCGCCGAAAAAGGCTTCAGCATTGCCTACGAAAACTGGTGCTGGGCAACCCACGCCCCAACCTGGAAAACAGTCTGGCAGATCATTCAAAAGGCAAACAGACCCAACATCGGTCTGTGTCTCGATACGTTCCAAACCGCGGGTCTCGAGTGGGGTGATCCAACTACCAAAGACGGTCTAATCGAAGCAAGCAGTGATGAAGAGCGCAAAACTCGCTGGCACAAGAGTCTTGAAGAACTAGCTTCCACTGTCCCGGCAGATAAGATTTATCTCCTTCAGATCTCAGATGCGTATAAGATGGATCCTCCTATTGAGGATAAGAAAGACGAGGAGGGAAGTCGACCTAGAGCGAGGTGGAGTCATGATTATAGGCCTTTGCCGTGTGATGGAGGGTATTTGCCTGTTCATGATATGCTACATGCTGTGCTGAAGACAGGGTTTAATGGTTGGTTGTCTGTGGAGGTGTTTGATGGGCTTGAGGGGGAGAATACGGATATGAATGAGTATACGGTCGCGGCCGTTGAGTCGCTGAAGAAACTCATCCAGGTTAGTGAATGA
- a CDS encoding cytochrome P450, with amino-acid sequence MVVKLILYAVVALGLTYLALIFPRLQQEWKLYSHRSQLPPGPKTIRTGIRKPWLWFQELSQQYGDVVYLQLGPTPTIILGSAQAAWDLLEKRGAVFSSRPRFIMGGELLSGGMRGLMAPYASYWRRWRKLLHSGFMQRQSETYRPIQSLESKVLMLDLLKRPADFRMHLERYAASVIVTVTYGRRVEDVRSDIVVRRNAEAMERLTMVNIPGKYAVERYPALKYLPTFLAPWKKEVLQQRQKDIQLYTELMDEVREKVAKGTSPTCFAKHLLEEQESLGMSDLEIAYTAGSPFGAGVETSAGSLASFLLACVKFGPQFIPKAQEELDRVVGSDRLPTFDDLPKLEYVRAIASETLRWRPVAVLGGTPHASTADHVYKGMFIPKGSTIIAPLWTLHLNEADFPEPHEFRPERFMEKREYPGTLGHSAFGWGRRICPGMHLGAASVTLNIARILWGFEVNPEKDEKGRDVDADIFAYSEGFNSSPLPFPCSITPRSVKHAEVIESEHGNALEDLREYTAVTSKIS; translated from the exons ATGGTGGTAAAACTCATCCTCTACGCCGTCGTCGCTCTGGGCCTGACATATCTCGCCCTCATATTCCCAAGG CTCCAACAAGAATGGAAACTCTACTCCCACCGCTCCCAACTCCCCCCAGGTCCCAAGACCATCAGAACCGGCATCCGCAAGCCATGGCTCTGGTTCCAAGAACTCAGCCAGCAATACGGCGATGTTGTTTATCTTCAACTCGGCCCAACACCAACCATAATCCTCGGTTCCGCCCAAGCCGCCTGggatcttctcgagaagcgCGGCGCTGTATTCTCCTCCCGTCCACGATTCATCATGGGCGGTGAATTGCTCTCCGGCGGTATGAGAGGTCTTATGGCGCCTTATGCTTCGTATTGGAGACGGTGGAGGAAGTTATTGCATAGTGGGTTTATGCAGAGACAGAGTGAGACGTATAGACCGATTCAGAGTCTTGAGTCAAAGGTTTTGATGCTTGATCTTTTGAAGAGGCCTGCTGATTTTAGGATGCATTTGGAAAGGTATGCAGCGTCAGTTATTGTTACTGTTACTTATGGACGGAGGGTTGAGGATGTGAGGAGTGATATTGTGGTGAGACGCAATGCTGAGGCTATGGAGCGTCTGACTATGGTTAA TATTCCCGGAAAGTACGCCGTCGAGCGCTATCCGGCTCTCAAGTATCTCCCTACATTCTTGGCCCCTTGGAAAAAGGAAGTTCTACAGCAACGTCAGAAAGATATCCAACTCTATACGGAGCTCATGGATGAGGTGCGCGAGAAGGTCGCTAAAGGTACTTCACCAACTTGCTTCGCGAAacatcttcttgaagaacagGAGAGCTTGGGTATGAGTGACCTAGAAATTGCGTATACCGCAGGATCACCCTTTGGAGCTGGTGTAGAGACG TCTGCGGGATCACTCGCCAGCTTCCTTCTCGCATGCGTCAAGTTCGGACCTCAGTTCATTCCCAAAGCTCAGGAAGAACTTGACAGAGTTGTAGGCAGTGACCGCCTTCCAACCTTCGATGATCTTCCCAAGCTAGAATACGTCAGGGCCATCGCATCCGAAACCCTTCGGTGGAGACCTGTTGCCGTGCTCGGAGGCACTCCCCATGCTAGCACCGCAGACCATGTCTACAAGGGCATGTTCATTCCCAAGGGAAGCACCATCATCGCACCACTTTGGACCT TGCATCTTAACGAAGCCGACTTCCCTGAGCCTCACGAGTTCAGGCCTGAGCGCTTCATGGAGAAGCGCGAGTACCCCGGTACTCTCGGTCATAGTGCCTTTGGCTGGGGTCGACGAATCTGCCCAGGCATGCACCTCGGAGCTGCATCAGTGACACTCAACATCGCGCGTATCCTATGGGGCTTCGAGGTCAACcctgagaaggatgagaaggggCGAGAcgttgatgctgatat CTTTGCCTATTCGGAAGGCTTCAACTCGAGCCCTTTGCCGTTTCCTTGCTCAATCACGCCTCGCTCTGTGAAACATGCTGAGGTTATTGAGAGTGAACATGGCAATGCCTTGGAGGACTTGAGGGAGTATACTGCTGTCACAAGCAAGATATCTTGA